Genomic segment of Arachis hypogaea cultivar Tifrunner chromosome 11, arahy.Tifrunner.gnm2.J5K5, whole genome shotgun sequence:
CAATTTTGAGCAATGTTTTTTGGTAATTAAACTCACCTGCCTTTGAAAGGACCCAATTGTCATCGTTGGCAAGTTGGAACACATTGTAGCCAAGAAGTCCCTTTTCCTTGGCATAAGAAACTTTGGCTCTGATTGAATCCACATCATCAAAATCAACCCAAACGGTGGCTGCAACTGTGAACTCATCCACCACAAAATTGTTATTAAATCTTGAAACAACTCCATTATTCCCGAAGCTTCTAAGAAAACTCTTTATAAACTTATAACCCATAGAACCGTCCCTTGTAGTGGCAGGTCCCGATGCTGGTGCCGCGATGCAATTCTCCCCTTGATTCACAAGTGTCCATGCATATCCATGATAAGGCAACCCAATTACAAGCTTGTTAGATGAGAATCCCCTTCTTCTCCATTCTTTGATACCAGAATCAGTGTTGTCCCAATTCGTTGGACCATACAAAGCTGCATGAAAACCCGTGATATTGTTCTTTGTAGGAACATAGTAATCATATGCCAGAAAATGCACCCAATCCAAGTTCCTCTGCATTGAATCAAAAGGGTAACTCGTTGAATCTGAAGCTCTAAGGTAGTAACCCGCCATCACTAACAGTAACTCTGGTTTACTGGAGTTTCTTGCCTCAGAAGTTATGGCAGCTCGCCACTCCTCCAGAAGTTTCCCGAAATCGGCAAGCTCCGAAGCCGGTACTGGGGATGCTCCAATAAGATCTATGCCTTGAAAACCATGTGACCTTGCTGTTGTAATAGAAGAATGAATGAAGGATTTTCTATGAGAAGATTGGTTTAGCATTGAGAAAAGAAAAGTGTTGTCTCTGCCACCAGCCCAGATGGATAGAAGCGTTGAAACGGTTGGGTTTTGGGACTTAACTGTTTGGGTGAAGGCTGAGAACTTGTGAAGTTCAGAAGCGTTGATGAAGATGTTATAGTTGGTCCAGTTAATGAAAGAAAAAGCGCATAAGAGGTGAGTGAAGAGTGTGGATTTGATGTCTGAAGCGGAGATTTCACTGGCAGAATTGTAATAACCAGCTTTGACCCATGTCGATGATGATGCAGTGTGTGCAGCAGTGAGAGGAAGGAAGAAGAGTAAGAAGAAGCAACTAAGCATTGATGTTGAAGCCATCACTAGTGGCAAAGTTGTATGTGAAAAGTTATGATTCAAGTCCACATCAAGTATTTCTAGATTCCAGAAGGAAGCAGGTTATGGGAACTAAATTTATCAATGGACACTCCTATAACAAATTAGGTGTATTTGTAAACTGCAAAACTCCTGTCACAATTTACAtagattataaaaaaatatattttggtatctattttttattttatatattctaataaatttggtaccatattatttattataataaattgacCCAGGTTCCACGTTGAGGAAAATTTGCATCCTTATTCCTTCACCGCCCAAGTCTTCATTTGATAGATTTGAAGGGACCGCTTTGAGTTTATCTCCGTGGAAAGTGGAATTTTCTAAGAGGCTGCCAATAAAAATATCAAACATGCTGGTACAGTGTATACACACCACAAACTAATTATtacgtatttatatataaatataaatatattatttgcatgattttaatatatattgatattttaatatgtctttttaatttttaatgtaccaATTTCATAGTTATGAAGTCAATTTAAAAGTGCAATTTACTGTTCCCAGTCTTTGTTACATTTGACCTTTAACGTATTATAAGGTTTTTTGGTCAAcatatttttaatcaatattCAATACTAAGGAGTAAGGAGTAAATACTCAATTCGGTCTTTGTCCATTTTAcgaatgacaaaataatttttatctaaaaaaaagaACACTTGGATccttaacctttttattttggaaCAATACGATctctttgttaaaaaattatttaaataataataaaaaattgattttatgagagttttatttgtattttgtgggagttttaaaccttcacaaaattatttttaataatatagctAATTACTACCACTACTACCACTACCTTCTTCATCCTTATTATTATGGATCttacttctattatttttattgatttatcaTCATTAATATCTCCTCTACCATCATCATCACTAATATcaatattatcaacattaaagttctcttttttcattttttattcgatatttttttcttttaaaaagtaTTTGTACTACAATTACTATTTTTTGTGGTATCATTTTCATTGATAGTTTTTCTTCACTTAACCCCCATTCGTAaaggaatttttcaaaaataaatttattaatagtttgtggaggtttaaaacccccacaaaatacaaataaaactgtCACAAaaccaatttttattattatttaaataaatttttgagaaaaggacaaataggtccctgacttttTGTCCCGCGGATATTTTCGTCCCTGacaattgaaaaatacttttaagtccctgattttcacaaaacttggacggatcggTCCCTCACGaaggcatttggacggatcagtccctgacggaggcatttggatggagagactgatccgtccaaattttgtgaatatcagggacttaaaagtatttttcaatggtcaggaacGAAAATGTCCGCGGGACAAAAGATCAAGGACCTATTGTCCTTTTCTCAAATTTTTAACAAAGAAATCGTattgtcccaaaaaaaaaaaattgaggatCGAAGTGTCtctttttttagacaaaaataactTTGTCCTTTGTAAAAATGGATAAAAACTGAATTAAATGTTTACTCCAATACTAAGCAAGTTATTCTCCATTCCAGTTGTGTTAGGTTtaagctctctctctcttttttttttttttcaatacgaTTCCCTACACATCTAAAGATTTTAAGTTCGATTAAGTTGATTTGAACCCAATAAAAATTTCTCACGTACAGTGAAtcataaactttttttttcttcatgtaATTCCTCTTTATTATCGTTCTTTCTtgttgttgtttttattttttgtcctctcctcttttatatatattgcatattttttatttgtttttcatttttattaaaaatataaagcaAACATATTTATGagttaataaaacaaaaataaaataattaaaaaaataaattttttttaattatacagAATTTATTTAGAACAGTAGCACCACTCATACTAAAAGCTCTAAaattctaataccatgtcatgaaaccactcattcAAAAACTTAAGTTGATAggaaaagataacactaatgattatatatcTAAGAGGAAGTATAAGAAACCAATAAAATatatgtacaatgtgtacaatgaaggtttaaGAATGTCCGattcagtattagagatataaccatcaGTGTTACATTTTCCTATTAGCTTAAGTTCTTGGGATGAGTGATTTCATAACATGGTATCAGAACTCTAAATTCAAAAGGTCAAAAGTTCGATCATTAcacatttgataaatttaaaggGACCGCTTCGAGTTTATCTCTGTGAAAAGTGAAACTTTCTAGGACGCtgccaataaaaattttaaataccaGTATATACACACCAAAAATTCCTTTCTAATTTCTTCAACTCCCATCCTCTTTCTGATTAttgtatcatttttatttttgttcttcttaaaaaaatgaaataagacaaattatgagtagataaaaaaaaagactgtgacaaagaaaaagaggaagatagagtttttaattatataaaaattatctaaaaaattgACATAAATTCTtactaaaagataaaaagaattatgaaaatataaaataaaaaaaggtgataataaaaaagaagagaaagaagaaggaaagttttaaattgtattaaatttattaagaatatattattaaaattttttaattttgacattaaaattttttaaccgtaatatataaaaatttaactaattttgTTATCATTGAACTAATTGAGTATTATTGAACTCATATATAAGAGGTGTAGCTATTTTGGTATTATTTGTAACGTTTGATTCTAAAGCACATTTAAATTTATTACGGTACTAAGTCATTGATTAATGAGTTATTGTATACACAAAGTGTAACCTCAAGCATAAGCGAACTAGTGACTAATGAGTTAATCACTAGACTAACCcaacttaattataaatttaacttaattaaaaaagttagttgtatagtatttttatttttaataatattatttttaattttaatccaTCTTGTCATTTTCAAAACTAATCCTTCCACTTATTTAGATTTTAATGCGAAATAGATAAATACAATTGAAAatgtttgataacaaaaaaaaattaactaaaaaaaaattataatttatcttatttaatatttattaattgttgcgataattaataaatattaaataagacaagttctatCTGTATTTTTTGTCTCTTTAACATTATATTATCATATACAACAAGTTAAGAGGGTAAAAGTATAAGTGTGTAACAGATCACGCACCAAAAAATCACTACTCTATTATTTGGTGGTTATTAGgtcataataattaattagttataaatgCCATTAAAATCGAGTGAAacgttttcttatttatttgaatgAGGTGATTGGCCAAATGAATGTAATAAGATGATTTGAAATAACGCGAGTGAGTGAGTGGAATaatggtttttttattttaataaataaaataattataataattatcgaaataaataatttaaaaaatatttatcaaaataaatatttttttcatataaataagataattttgcaTGTATTTTGTTTactgtgtaaacgagataagacaggtAGACGTGATATCTATATATTtcgtttacttttttttttaaatatttaaaaataataacaaatattaataatatcaataattcaaaATTGTAGCATGTAATCAGTACATAAAAAATGTTAGTAGAAgagattaaaattatttaaatgggAGCATGAAGTTGATACACGATGAATTAAACATAGAAAGATAAAATAACCATTTGTCAATTGTTAGGAGAAGTTGATGGGGACAGTATCTCCATCAATCTCTCCGCAAACtgttatttcttctttttgtattttatttatcgtACATCAACTTCACGCTtccattatttcaatttttagaaGTGGACACAATTACCTAATTTATTCTCATCATGGAATTTTTTTTGAACatgtactaattttttatttttcaaatttaaatcaatcaaattgaatcataatttattctaaaaatttttatgtactctttttgagtactaattgatcaaacatatTCATTTTACTCTCTTTTACTAACTTGTTTATGTACAAACTACATGCTAAAAATTtagattattgatattattaatattttttattatttttaaacaaaattatttttttaaaaatacatttatcctgtggataagataaaaGAGGAGTATTTATTtcgacaaatattttttaaattatttatttcgataattattatatttatttaatttataaaaataaaagatttcaaaaaaaaaaaaaatccaactgATTAATCATGGAATTACCAATTACTAATCACCAACACTTACCGACAACTCTTCTAATAATTTGTGCCACCTCTGAATAGGTAATTTAAAaaagtgtattattattattattattattattattattattataataataataataataataataataataataataataacacttttttttgttagaaataaataaaatgaataataatgttttaaaatttaaattaaaatatttttttaatacaaacataaaggatatcttttaattatattaaatacaaaaatatcaaataattttaattttaaaatttttagaataatctttaataattttattattattattattattattattattattattattattattattatttagtgactatatatatatatatacataaaaatttaataaataaatttattattatttttataaaaaaatacaaaaaattatggtacaatattattatacaattaataataataaaaaattattttatttttttcgtcaGAGGATGGTtatgtttaatagagaaaaacattGGAAATTGACCTgtgttttagtttttttagggactaaaatgttcattttaaaaatatttagggactaatttgggtAATTATTCTGTCGAAAAATGAACTAGAGACCGATTTGCCTGTCGAAGTAAAACTTTAAGAATTGATTTGCGTATTAATTTTGTTTGGGAACTAAAATGTctacttttaaaatatttgaagacTGATTTAGATAATTACTCGAAATAATATGATTTGCGAGAGTAAAGTGAACATTAAAAGCCCAACTTAATTATATGGGCCAAGCCCAAGAAAAATCAATATTCCTTAACATAGTTATAAGAATCGGATCTTGACCAATATGTTGGCCTCGTAGAAACCACATCCCAAGTTCGAATCCCAACTATGGCTGGGTAGTGATGAAACTTTTAGTGTGTGAGTgtgtatgacaaaaaaaaaaagaatcggaTCAAATCAGAAAGAATAGAACATAGAATCTGATTGAACTGTTCGGTTTGATGAAAATCAGAGAATCGGCGGTTTTTATGATCCGACCGGTTTgaaacttgtttttttttttaattttctaaaaggACTTCCCTTGGTTTTAAGAAAAAGGGGAAAGATTCTAAAAATCGGATCGGACCGTCTGGTTCAACCAGATTAATCGGAAATCGGTCATTTGACCGGTCCAATTAACGTTCAAACCTATTTAACAAAAAGTCGGTTAAAAAACAGGTCAAATTGGCGGTTAACCGGTGAACTGGCTGAACCGGCCGGATTTTATAAAAGCCCGATTCTCCTCCTTCGGCGGCAAAACACAGTCGTTTTgatgaaaggaaaaaaataaaataaaatccaccCCCAAACAGCACACCCTACGTCCcacccctctctcttctctctcactctcacatTCGCCAAAATGAATCCCTAATTTAACCCAATTAACCCTATCAGAGCCCCCAGCCGCCGCTACCGTCAGCCCCCCGCCGCCGCCACTCTTCTCTTCCTCATTGTCTCTGTGCTCGTCGCGAAGCCCCACCAGCCCCGCCACTCTTCTCCTCCTCACCGTCTCTGTGCTCGTCGTGAAACCCGTCTCTGTGATCGTCGTCGTCGGCAGTGACAGAGGGTGCCGTCGTCGTCATCCTCCTCGATCCTCTTCTCCTCTACGTCACGAGAACGGTTGCTCAATCCTCTTCAAGCGCGTCCTCTCCTCCGTGAATCTCTGCCCGGAGCCTCGCCGTGGAATCTCTGCTCGGTTCCTCGCCGTCGCAAACTGATCCTCTTCTGAGCTCACTGTCACCGTCGTTCCTCCCTCGCAGTGTCTCCAGTAAGCCGCTGCTTCTTTAGTTTCGATTTCTAAGATTCTGGCTTCTGAGTTTGATTTTTTGTACTAGATTTTGAGTTGGGATTGTGTTCTGAGTTGGGTTGTTGCTTAATGTGATTCTGAATTTAATTTGGATTGTTTCTCTTAGTTTTTCTGTTTCTGgatttggagattgagttgtctGTATTCTAAGTTTTTGTTGTTGAAAAGCATTGAATTTGTTGAACCTAGTTAGGGTTTGGTTAGTTATAAGAGGCTTGTTGCACAATAAGAGATTTCATCAATGTGTTATTCAATTGAATTGTATAAGAGAATAATTAGCCTTGGCTTGACAATGTTGCCTGCAAGATCACTTCTTTGATGCAGCAATAGCCAGTAAAGTCCTAATCTTCACAAACTGAAGTTAAGGTTTCCTCCAAATCTATCCAATATTTATTCTTGAGCAAAGCCTGGAACAGGACGATAGGAATAATAGCCTACCTCAGGGTTGTTGTTTGGAATTGGATCATGGCTTGAGTCTGGAGAGGGAGAAGCGTTGGTTTACTGATCTCTTTCAGGTCCTGGCTGAGCTTCAACAAGATCTGGTGTTAGATGAAGTTTCTTTCTGGTATACACTAATTTTTAGCAGTTTGAGTGGAAATTCTGCCTCAGTTAGTTGTTTTTAAAGTCATCAATAAATTTAACTCAATCTGAATACTATCAATGGACTTTTCATCttcaattttattatatcttaaatttttaatatactaATGGATATATTATAGTAACATGTATTATTCCCCAATGGtcataatcataataatatattatttaaagaaCAATATTTAAAATTGTGAAATTATGAACCTCTAATGTCTTTAATGTATCGAGTGTGTGTTTTTAAGAAAACTACCAATGTTTAATCTTGAGGTATAACACCAGTCTCATGTTGAAGTataactttaaaattattttcatattaaaatttttttacttaaaaattaatgaatttaaatatgtaaaattatatattaaatttttaataactttatttaatatttaattaaatcggttgaaccctgattgaaccattgaaccagtgaaccagtcgcctcaccggttcattgaccgatccggttctcgcaaccttcaGACGAACGCCGAATAACCGGTACCCCATCCCCAttccccccaatcctaattccGTAAAGTTCCAAACGGCAGCACCCAGGGGCAAGTAACCTTCACGACCTCACCTCACCGCAACACCGCCGGCCGTGTCGTCTTCTTCGTGTCGCAGGACACGGTGCGGCTCCGACGACATCACCTGCACCGCGGCTCCTTTGTCTTCTTCGTCGCTTCTCGTTTCTCCGCGGCTCCTTGCTCCGCTTCGTCGTCGCGTTCTCTCCGTCGTCTGCGTCCTCTGCTCTCTCGGACAGGTTGGTGGTCTCCTCATATTCCTAACTGATTTATCTTCTTCTAATGCAGTGGCAATATGTTAAATTTGAGCATGAATCTGTTTGGTTGTGGTCTCttaatttcttgaattttttgaatttgttgaattttttagtATGAATTAATTTCCTGAATTCTGAATTTGTTGAGTATGAATCTGGTTGTTGAATTTCTTGGATTTATTgagtttgttgaattttttaGTATGAATCTGTTTAGGATAATTTCTTGAATTTGTTGAGTATAAATCTGTTTATTGAATttcttgaatttgttgaattttttagtATGAATTAATTTCTTGAATTTCTGAATTTATTGATTATGAATCTGTTggttgaattttttgaatttgttaaattttttagtATGAATCTGTTTAGGATAATTTCTTGAATTTGTTGAGTATGAATCTGTTTGTTGAGTATGAATCTATTTAGGATAATTTCTTGAATCTGTTTATTTACGTGGACTACAACGAAATACATGTCACTTTGAAACAGGGAGATAGGAACAAGCTAGATAAGCTATTTTCTCTCCTGTTTCTTATATCAATCCAACAATCATGATATGACCCAAGAAATTTATATAAAAGCTCGAGTAAAGTTTTAAGAAGTATTTATGAGTTGGGATTCGctaatgagaaaaagaaaatggaaagaccTAAAGTGTGTAGACTATACCATATCTTTTTCTTTGTATTTACTGTGTGTCACTTCCCTATTGTCAGAGGATAAAATGATAAATGCATAATGAATATAGAAGAAAAGAATCGTGATGTGCAAGTGTTTTCAGTATATTAATATGAGAAAAATGTAAATGTAACCCCCTGGGGGGACAATTTATAGTTGTTTATAGAAACATTCTGTTTTTGGTCAATTGAAAAtatagatttatttatttatttatttatttggtttagAATCGGGGTATAATCTAGATTTAGTTAACCTTAATTATCATTGACCAAGATGTACTTGTATAATGCTAGATCAATTGATTTGGAAGATGATCTGGATGATGATGGAGCTAATAATTATGTGGAAAATGCAAATCAAAATGAAACCAATCAGGATGTAGCTTCACATTTGTCAGATGAAGAACAATTCCCCGACTTTGAAATCACTCCTTGGATATAGTTCAtggattgttattcttattgtgtctaattaagatactattgtagtagtACTAACTAATTTCATGTCTATCTTTAACACTACAGCTTTGATCCATTGGATCCCGGAGTCGCAGTGTTCTCCTCCATGGATCGccggaaaaagagagagaaaacgaCGGTAACTAAACCCTCAACGGTAGATGCTCCCTCGCCACCGAAAATCTCACCTTCAGAGGCATTCCTCGTCACACTTTCTACTGTTTTTGGGTTGGGTTTAGCGTTCTATGTTGCTAATAGTGGCTTCTCAATAGACCTTGTCACTGATCCTTCTCGCACTATCTTCTTCATCTGGGTACCTTCTATTCCTCCCTAGTTAATcacttttcattgtttttgtaaTGCTCCGTTTATTCCATTTTTTGGAAGGAAAAAAAACCCTTTCTTATTGCCTTATTCTGCatcgtttttcttttttaaatcccAGATTGTGGAGCTTCCAATTGTGATCCTTCTCTACAGTCGCTATCGACAGAATCCCCGGCAATGCATGGTAGCTTacattttcttcaaaattttcccCCTTATATGATGGTCTGAACTTAGTCGGAAGCAcataaggaaaaaagaaaaaggaaaaaaaatggaaaaaaagccTTTATCTTCATCTGATAGTGATAACAATCTAGTAGGAAATTCATGTTCATTGgacttcaaaattttttttcccttatattttatatatatgtatgttgttTAATTTATCAATAATACAGCAATTTCGAACACATGCGGGTTCCTCGTCTGGAGGATCTAATTTCTTAGTGTTTGGTTTTCGTGTGTCATGTGCAGTACCTGCGAGCCGTTGGACGTGGCTTGCTAGCAGTTCCAATAGGTTAGTTGAAACTTATGCTTCCTCTTTTGTCCTTGTTCTTGATTAATTTGGATGTCACTGCTTTTTGTGTTTGTACTATCCTTTTTGAGTTTTTCTTCACAGCCACTGCACTGCTGGCCTGTTTCAATAACCTGAAATAGTTTTCTTTTGGGAAGTCAATGTATTATAGATTGAGCCATAAAAGTGTTTTCTGGCATTAGAGTAGTTAAATCAAGGTCATAGGTTCAAGCCGTGTAAAGGCCACCGATGTGATTATCAGGTTAGGCTGCATATATTACAATCTTTGGATGCGGCCATTCTCCGGATTCTGCATTAATGCGGGATACCTCTGAACCGGACTGCTTTTCTTTAGAGtagttaaaattaaacaaagttaTTAACAATCCTTTTCTCATTTTTATTTCACCTTTGTATTTTCCTCATCCCTATTTGTGTTGTGCTCTTTCTTGGCCgactcattttaaattttttaagctAACTGATTCACTGTTTTTATTACAGGGGCGCTACTAAATTGTTTAGGAGCTATTGCTTTGGGGGCACCTGTCACCTTTCAGTATGTGAAATAAGTGGTATATACAGTTTTTTGTTTTATGTTATTTCAGTCTGCATAAGACTGCAATGCTATCGCTGTTGAGGAGGAAATAAGAGGTTAAAAGTATGTATGTATATTCTAATTGAAGCAAAATGTGTGGTATTTTATATAATTCTAACTTCCGCAAGTCTCTGTAACTCAGGTTTCTCCCAAAGACTGTAAATTGGTCTCTTATGATGTCATTGTTCACAGTGAGTGTCTATTTTATTACCATTTGCTTATTTTACATCTTCTTGAAGACTACACTATTGTTGTTTTAAATTTGACTTGTGTGGTGTAATGTATTTTTGTCCATTGATTTTGCGGGGATACTTTGCATTCTTGAAAACATTTTTCAGATGTATGATTACCAGATTTCTTTTAGGCCTGTGGCTCGTGATTGTTTATAAATTAAGTGTATAAACTCACATTTTGTACTATAACAGACAGTTCCAGCATCATGTGTTCTTGGTTCATCATGGGCTCATTGGAAGCGGATCTTTGCACAAACACAGTATGATTCATGTATTTTTTGTTTCCTTACCATGtttcttcattaaaaaaaaaaagaaaaaaaacattctTACCATGCTGCACAAACACAGACATCCTTGTATTTTCCTTACATTTCCCCCCCTCTCCTTGTATTCACATTTAGGCCAAATGGATCTGTAGagtatttgatttgtttgccagCTCATGGAGCAGTTATTGGGGGCTGGTTTGGGGCTTGGCCAATGCCACTTGACTGGGAGAGGCCATGGCAGGTAATCTCCTTTTTATAAACTCTTCTCCCATCTCAACTCACAAGTTACTTACCACTGGTCATGTGTCTATAATTTCTTCTATTCCCATGAAGAGAGTTCACTTTAGATGTAACATTACTCTTATACTAACTAAAACTATTTTTAATCTGTTTGGCCATCATGATCTTAATAATGTTCCATTATTTGTTAGGAATGGCCTATTTGTGTGAGCTATGGAGCAATAGGTGGGTACATGGTGGGATTGGTAGCATCATGTGTCTTTGTTCTTGCTTGTGCTAGATCGCAGCATGTCAAACAAACATGAAGTCCCGATTGGCCAcaggaaattttgattcatcttcTCATTTTTCCTTGtgaatgaaaaatggaaaaattaACTAGTATTGGTTCAAATGCAAGTTAAGCGCAAGGAAAAAATGTTTGTCCCCtaacattttagttttttttttggttgaatttaatgtatttttctaattgaaatcaTGTACACATGTGGACAATTTCTTGTGCAAGTTTGTTCTTGGATATTTGGTTAAATCTTAATTCAGAATTTTTGTGAAACTTCTAATATTAGTCCAATCAATCAACAAAATGAGAATTGTAAGCAAAGCTTTGCATGAACATTACTGACATTgtacaagaatgaaaataaaaaataaaaaaataaaaaattactcgtCCAAAAGTTTTTTCCA
This window contains:
- the LOC112723395 gene encoding uncharacterized protein isoform X2, encoding MDRRKKREKTTVTKPSTVDAPSPPKISPSEAFLVTLSTVFGLGLAFYVANSGFSIDLVTDPSRTIFFIWIVELPIVILLYSRYRQNPRQCMYLRAVGRGLLAVPIGALLNCLGAIALGAPVTFQFLPKTVNWSLMMSLFTTVPASCVLGSSWAHWKRIFAQTQYDSSHGAVIGGWFGAWPMPLDWERPWQEWPICVSYGAIGGYMVGLVASCVFVLACARSQHVKQT
- the LOC112723395 gene encoding uncharacterized protein isoform X1; translated protein: MDRRKKREKTTVTKPSTVDAPSPPKISPSEAFLVTLSTVFGLGLAFYVANSGFSIDLVTDPSRTIFFIWIVELPIVILLYSRYRQNPRQCMYLRAVGRGLLAVPIGALLNCLGAIALGAPVTFQFLPKTVNWSLMMSLFTTVPASCVLGSSWAHWKRIFAQTQPNGSVEYLICLPAHGAVIGGWFGAWPMPLDWERPWQEWPICVSYGAIGGYMVGLVASCVFVLACARSQHVKQT